AACTACGGTTGGGATGGGCTCCAGCGTTGGAGCCCTTTTTGAGCGAGGTGGATCAAGGCCAACGCTGCAAAGGGGAGCAGGACCGCATCGACCGGCAGCCGATAGCGGATCATAGCCCAGGTGAGGATGTGAAGCGTGGAATAGTATATGGCGAAGATCAGAATCAGGGCCGGGGGAGTGGTCGCGAACTGTACCCATGTTTTGGGCTCGCGGGATAGACCGTTTCGCCTCAGGCCCAGCCAGAGCCCATAAAGCATGAAGGGGAGGAGGAGGCCAAAGGAGCCAACTCTCCCAATATTGTGGAGCAGGGTGGTGTCTGGCGCGGGCCAGAACTTGAAGTAATCGCCCACCCGGCTCAGACAGAGCAGCACGTAGCGTCGGGGATCTGCGAGTATAAAGCCGATGCCCCGACGCATAAGCTCGCGATCGAGTTGCGCCTCATTCAGTCCCCGTCCTCGCAGATCCTCCGGGATGGGAGCCGCAGCGAACTCCTGGAAATGCGTTCCGTGCATAGGGTGTTGCGCGGAGTACATGGCGTACCCGGCGTTGGAGTTAAGCAGCAGGAATTGCCCGTAGACACGATAATTTCGGATCGTGAAGGGCAAGATGCATAGGGCCAAGACCAGGGCAGCGATGGCGAGGGTGACAGCGACCGTCCGTAGCCGTTTCATGCGCCATCCCAGCCAGAGTAGCCAGATGAATAGCACGGGAACCCAGGGCAAGAAGGACTGGCGCAACAAAGTCGCGATGCCCAGGCTGAGGCCGAGATAGAGACCCTGGCGGGGGGCTCGCAGACGCCCTTTCTGAACTAGCGTCGCTCGCAGGGCCAGCGTCCGCTCAAGCGACCAGACCACGGCGATCAGGTAGAGGCTCTCGGTCATCAATGTGGCGGCGTAGAGGACGAAATAGGCATAGACGGCCGCCAACAGGGCGGTGACGAGGGATAGCGCAGGGGATGCCCCTTCGAATATCCATTTTGCCAGGCGGTATAGCATCCAGGGGAGCAGCGCTCCTGCCAGCACCGCCTGCGTCAGACGGACAGCCAGAGGGTGGACGCCAAAGACGGAATAGACGGCGGCGATGAAAAGGGAGTAGAGGAAGGACCAATGAGCCGTGGGGGTGTCCGGAGGAGTGAATGGATACCAACCGCGGTCGAAGCTGAAGCCGTGTCCTGTGATCAGCCGGACCGCCAGGGAGTGATACGAGATCTGGTCCTTTAAGAGCGGTGGAACCACCACTTCATTGCCGAGGAGAAATGCCACGAGGACGCGCAAAGATATCGACAGCAGGAGGATGCCGATCAACAGAGCGCTCTCGTGCTGATCCACGAGGGCCTGGAGGCGGGGAATCCAGGAGCGCGGGGCATGCCTTGCCCCAGATGGAGGAAGTGAGTCGGGTCGAGATGGGATAGCGTTCACGATGGGATTGTGTTCATCAAACGATTATAGATACGATCGACCTGCCGATAAACGGATCGCCAGTGGTAATGCTGCTCTACCCACTCGCGGCCATTGCGGCGTAGTCTGCGATTGAGCTCCTCATCGGTGATCAGACGCGTCACGGCCGCGGCAAAGGTCTCCGCTTGGTCGGCGATCAGGATGTTCTCTTCGGTGCGCACGCGAATCCCCTCAACCCCCACAGTGGTGGAGACGATGGGAATGCCCCATAGCCACGCATCCAGGATCTTCACGCGCATGCCGCCGCCCGCGTGAACAGGCACGATGAAGACATCGGCTTGGGCTAGGAAGGGGGTCAAATCGGCCACGTAGCCGGTGACCTCGATGCGAGGGTCCGTAGCCAGGGATTGGACCTCGGGAGGAGGCTTCTTGCCGATGATCACGAGCCTGGCCTCCGGTATCTGTTGGTGGATAAGTGGGAGCACCTCACGGGCGAACCAGAGCACGCCGTGCACATTTGGAGGCCAGAACATGGTGCCGATGTGTACGATCGTGGGCGCGGAGCCCGGGATGCGTTCAATCAAGGGCACTTGGCGCGGTTCGATGCAAATCGGGACGACAGTGAACTTTTGCGCCAGGGCGCTCCGTTGCTCGGGGGGATAAAGGGCGAGCAGGTGCTCTTTGTCCTCTTCCGTCACCGTAAGCACGGCATCGTACGCCCGGCACATCGCGGCCTCATAGCGGGCGAACGCCTCGGCCTCTCGATGCACGATCACGCGTCGCAGCGCGTTCGTTTCCGTATCCGCCATACGGCGCGCGAGCAGATAGACCGCGTTATGCTCGTCCAAAAGGGTGCGCGGCGCCCCATTGCGCGCCGCGATCCGCCCATATGCTGCCATGGATAGCTGATCAGCGTGAATGATGTCATATGTATCCATCTGCGTCACCTGACGCAGTGTGGCTCTCATCTCCCCGATCTCATCCCGGGCCACGACCATGGGAAGCCCGGTGAGAAGCCCTTTTACCCCTGCCCGGATGTTACGCCACAGGGAGCGACGCATCAGGACGGTATATACTCTGTGACAGATTCCCTCCAGGTGTTCAATGGCCTCCCGGCTGTCATCTGGGCGTATAAAGGAGACCAGCGTGACCTGGTGCTGCTCTGCCAGGTAACGTAGCATGTAATAGGCCCGCACTTTGGGGCCGGCGTTCAGTGGGTATGGCAGCACCTGGGTCAGGAAAAGCACCCTCGCCATGCAGGTCACTGCCCCTTGAGCTGGAGCATCACGGGCAACGTCTGAAGCATGATGAGTATGTCCAGGTACAGGGAGGCATGCTTGACGTAGTACAGGTCGTACTCCAGCTTGATGCGGCTGTCCTCAACGGAGTTCCCATACCGGTAGCGGATCTGAGCCCAGCCGGTGATGCCCGGCTTGACCGCGTGACGCGCGCGATAGATGGGCAGCTCGCGAGCCAGCCGGCCGACGAAGTGCGGTCGCTCGGGTCGTGGGCCCACGATGCTCATCTCGCCGCGTAGGACGTTCCAGATCTGCGGCAGTTCGTCCAGCCGTGTCTTGCGCAGCCATCGCCCCACGGGTGTCACGCGATCGTCGTCCTCTCCGCTCCACACGGGGCCGGTATCCTGCTCAGCGCTCGGAACCATGGATCGGAACTTGATGAGCACGAAGGGCTTGCCTCCCTGCCCCACTCGCTGCTGTCGATAAAACAGGGGGCCCGGTGACCAGATCGCGTTGCACACAGCCACGATGGCAGCGACCAAGGCCAGAGTGGGCAACGCTGCCAGCGCGATGACCAGGTCCATGAATCGTTTGACGGCAAAGTACAATCGTGTTGATGGCCCGTCGAGCGGCCCCAGCAAGATCTGCAAGTCCCGGCGGGCGTATTCCACCGGCAGACGGGCCGTGAGTCGTTCGTATATGTCCTCTAGCGTGCGAACCCGTAGGCCGACCTCTCGGCAGTCCAGCAGGGCTTCATACACATGTGGGGGCAGCTTTTGCGCCCCATCCAGGGCTACGATGATCTCGTTCGCGTCATGCTGGCGGGCCAGCTGCACGAGTTTCTGGACCTCACCCAGGATGGGGATCTGGTTATCATCGAGGCCCTGCGGCGTAGATTCCGCCGTGACCAGCCCCACGATCTGGTATCCGGTCCCGCGGAAGGGGTTCGCGTTGTCGGCACGGCTGGCCTGGTAGAGGGCCGGTATGAGCGCTCGCGCCGATTCCGATGCGCCCAAGATGATGGCGCGTTCTCGGAAGGCCGGCTGGTTGAGCGCCCGGGCGTAGAAAACGCGCCAGCTCAAGACGGCCCCCATGCTGAGCAACAGGAACCCAAACGCATAGCTGCGGGTGGAAATGGGCGGGGTCAGCCATGGGATAGACAGATACGTAAACCACGTAAGCAGCGTGGTGGTCCCTGCGCTGGCCAGGATCGTGGTCGTGCTGGCCGCGCGCGCCAGATTGTAAATGTCGAGGACCAGTCCGAAGCCGAACCACAAGCTAGATAGCGTGGCAAACCATTTGATGTGAGCCCATACCACAGGGATGGATAGCGGGAACCCGCTCCAGAGCGTCACCGCGGCGATCAGTGCCCCGTTGATGAGAAGCAAATCCATGAAGATCAACAGGAGCCTGCGTTCTGCGACGGTTAGCCGTAATCCCAGTTTGATTCGCCACAGCCTCTGGCGACGGATTGCTGGGGAAACTAATTCCATGTTATCGCTCCTCCTACATCTCGCTTCCCCGACCCACACCTGGGAGATGAGCTGATCGCTCTATGTGAGATATCATCCTTAATCCTTATATGGACTCTAGCTCACGAAGCGTGAGTTCGGTATGCTCCCGGCGCGACCGTGAACGAAGAAGGGGTGTGATGAATATTCGTTGTAGCCACGAAGTCGTACATCTGGAAGAGCATCCGGGTCTCGACGATCCGGCGCGTGTCGTACCAGGCCCGTCCAGCTTCCCCCATCGCCTTCAGACGATCGGGGTCTCGCAGCATTTCCTCCAATGACCGGGCCAGCATGGCCGGATGTCTCGGCTCCACGATCTGCCCTGTCACCCTGTCCTCTACGTATTCCGGCAGAGCCCCCACGCGGGTAACGAGAACGGGCTTGTGGAAATAGTAGGCTGCCGAGATCAAAGCGGACTGAGTGGCGTCCGTGTAAGGGAGCACCACAAGCCCACACCGGCGGAACAGGTCGATTGCCTCCTCATCATCGATGAGACGGTTCCGGACCTCGAGTTGTTCCGGCAATGGCCCGGCCCACAGGTTTGAGATATTCCCCGGCCCGGCCAGGACGACCTTAGGGCCATTCGGGGAGATATTTTCCATCATCTCGCAGGCGGTGAGTAGATCGTCTATGCCTTTATATCGCTCCAGGCGTCCGAAGAAGAGAGCCCACGGCTCGTATCTCACCGCGTCGGCCTGATGGGATAAGGCGGTGAGGTGTGTGTGGCTGAGGAAGAGGTGCAAAAGCGGTGTGAACGTGATGCGAGACCAGGGCACCCCCCAATCCAGCAGCCGGTTCCGATAACTCCGATTATGTACGAGAACGTGGTCGACGGCCCGGATGGTCAGCCAGTTCCAGAACTTGAGCAGGAATCCGTAGCGCGCGTAAGAGGTGCCGGAGTGTGGATCTAGATCGTGTAACGTGTGGATCGTAGGGATGTTCTGGTCGGTCAACGCGCGGGCCAACAGGGTATTCCACAGATGGGGCCCGGTGAAGTGTACCAGATCTGGGTGGATATGGCGGACCGTGCGATGGACGGCCGTCAATCCACGGCCATTTAACCCCTCTCGGGAGAGTCCTGTGTTCGTTGTCAGCACAGGCGTGTGAATGATCACCTGAGGGGCATAGCGATCGCGCGGCACGCGCTTTGTGGTCACGAGGTGGACCTCGTGACCCGCGTCGGCCGCCCGATTGGCCAAATCAGCCGTATATTGGTGCATTCCAAATGTTGGAGATAGCAAGATGTAACAGATGCGCATAGTTTCGTCCGTAACGATAGTTTGTGTTCTATCTTTATGGAATCCTGGGGAGAGCAGAGTTCCCTGACACAAATGAACCCCGTGTCATGTTTCGACGTCGACGCGATAAAGGCAAGCTATTTTGTGTGGCTGAGTATAAGGTATTGTATTGTGTGCGCTCTGTCAATGGGTGATGGCTTACGGGTGGCTTACAATGCACGGCGCGAGCGAGTGGGCTTTTGGCCGGCAGTGTGTCACATGTCGGGGAGTGCTTTCAGTAGAGCCCGGTACGTTTGGGCTCGAGTGGCCAGCTTCGGGGAGAACGCGGAGCCTATGGTGGCCGCCAACCATCGTGGCCAGTAGGCCAGCCGTAGGAACCACTTGAATCGGCTGGCCCGGCGATCCCCGCCAAATTTACGATAGAATTGGATCTTGCTGCGGTATAGCTGGATATACATGGCTTGGGCAATCTGAGAGGAGCTGGCCTCTCCGTGATGAATCACCACTGCTGTCGGCACCCACCATAGCTCCCATCCTGCCCGGGCCAGACGGTAGCACAGATCCACTTCCTCCGTGTACATGAAATAGGACTCATCGAGCAACCCAATCTGATTCAGCGCTTCCCGTCTGAGTAGTAAGCAGGCGCCCTTGATGACCTCGACCCGCCTGGGGGTCGTGTCGTCCCACCGGTGCATGGGATAGGTCGCCCTCGCCCGAACACGCTCCAGGAATAACAGCCGCCACAGCTCACGGCCGGGGGTTAACATCGGGTGGCAGGAGGGCTGCAGACTCCCATCAGAGTTCAACAGCCGAGCCCCAGCCGCCCCGGCCCTTGGATGGGACTCCATAAAGGCCACCAGTTCCTCCAGGGCTCCAGGGAGCACTTCCGTGTCGCTGTTCAAGAGGAGGATGTACTGTCCCTGGCATTGTCGGATGGCCTGGTTATTGGCGCGGGCGAAGCCCACATTCTCCTGGTTCTCGATGAGATGAACCCAGGCGAAGCGTTCTCGGACCATCTGAGCGCTGCCGTCGTCTGAGGCATTATCCACCACGAGCACCTCGAAGGCGCTCTCGGGTGGATGGGCAGCTATGGACTCCAGGCACTTCGCCAGCAGATCACGAGTGTTCCAGTTGACGATGATGATGGATAGATCTACGGGTGGCATAAGCGGCATCACGAAGGGGGAATAGGCGCGCCTGGCTATACAGAGGCGAGGGTCATATCTTCTGCCCGCGAGATACCATCTGTTCGATCGACACGAGGCCCCCGAGGAACAGCCATACCAGCACGCTGGCCTGAAAGCCTGGGAAGCCGATGTTGTATACGAAGGGAAGGATCCAGTCGGCGAACATCATCAAAGTCAGTGCTCCCGCCCAGGCGGCCAGCATCCCGTTCGTGAATCCCTGGATAAACCCGCTGGTGGCCTGAGAGCGCAGATGTAATGCCAGCCGGATGACCTCGACGGCGAACCAGAGGAACAACCCCAATCCCAGCAGCCCGACGTGTGAGAAGAGGTCCACGTAGTTGTTGTGGGAGGAGACGTTCGGCTCCAGCCAGTAGGCACCCCCGTATGCCAGCGGCTCCATCCGGGCGTATCGGCGGTACGCGGCGGGGCCCAGCCCGGTGATCGGATTACGCAAGGTGACCTGGACGACCCGGCTGATCAGGGCCAGGCGAGAGCCCCCACTCTCTTCCCACTCCGCGCTTCCCCCCGCGAAGTTGTAGATCGCTGGAAAGAAGATGACCAGAAGGATCAGCGCGAGTCCCACCAGGAGCCACCGCCAGCGTGTCCAGCGCAGCCAGGCCAGGACACAGAGCGCCGCCGTCACCCCCGCCCAGTTGGAGATCGTCTCGCGCTGGAGCTGGAAGGAGTACACCAGCACGGATGCCAGCGTTGCGATCAGGAAGAGCCGCCATCCCAGGGAAAGGTTCCGATTGAAGAGGAGCTGTCCGCCAGCCAGAGCGCTCAATAGCATCCAGAAGGGGGCTCGGGTCAGGGCGATCGTGGTGGTCCGGTGCACAATTCGAGCCCCTTCCGGGATGACCCGCAGAATGGCTAGCATGCCTCCAATGGCCAGGAAGGTGAAGGTCAAGCGTCGCAACGTCGCCTCATCACGTACCCAGTTCCCCGTCAGCCAGAAGATCCCGGCTGAGAACGCGAAGAGGGCCCATTGTGCCAACTGCACGATAGTGAAGTGAAAGGAGTAGGGCACTAGGGGATCCCACAGCGCGACGCCTATTCCTAGCGAGAGCAACCCGGTTGCCAGAAAGAGAGCCAGGGGTTTGGTCGTGCGCGATGGGAACAGATGCAATGTCCGCTCGCGGATCATCCTGAGCAGCCACACGCCCAGCAGCGCTGGCACCAATAAAACGGTCGGGTTCAGGACCACATCGGTGCCGGTTCCCAGGGCGTAGCGGGCGAGCAGGGCGCTGGGGATCACGGCGGCGAGGCCGACGACAGGATGCCGCAGCAGGACGAGAGCACCGAGAGCCCCGACGAGTAAGATGAACACGAAGGGGGAGGGATGCGCGCCGATGTAGAAGGCTCCCAAGAGGGTGAGGAGGGTTCCCCAGATCTTGAGCCGCCGGATAGCGACGGGACGCTCCGCGATCGCTCTCACTGTTATCCAATCACCTCTCGAATACTTGTGGGACGTCTGGACGCTTGCTTGCGTGTTTCACGCGTTGCTGGGGGAGGGAGCAGGAAAGCGCCGGTATTCGGGCACGAGGCCATAGTCATTTCGATGCCGCCGGATACGCCTCAGGTAGTTCAATGTCTGTGACGAAATGGGCTGGCGCGTGGAAGCGAATCGCGGCCAGCCGAGGAAGGCGTCGATCGTGGCTTTGGCCAGCAACCGCAGTGAGGCCGGGCGCCTCCACGTGAGCTTGAGCCGGCTGCCGAGGAAATGCAGTGTCTCCTGAATCCAATACGGCCAGGGATAGAACGTCCATACATACCAGAGGTAGTTACGCAAGCCATAATAAGTGACCGGGCGGTAGACGGATCCCGTGGGACGGCAATGCCATACCTCCAACGAGGGGAAGTATCGGACCTGCCATCCGGCCTCGATCAGGCGCGTGCATAGATGAAGCTCTAGCCAGGAGCGGAAGAAGTGAAACGGGTAGTATCCCACCTGACGTAGGGCCTCCATCCGGAGGCCGGCCCCGGTCCCGTTATATGCGGCGGTAGGAAATCCTCTGGCCGGATCCCCCTCCGGAATGAATTGGGGGCTATCGTACGCGATGCGCCCGGTGTCCTTCATGCGGATGGTGCATGCCACGGCCCCCAGGGATGGATCGGACTCGAACCGATCGACGATCTGCGAGATCCAGTCCGGGCTGGCGGGCAAACCATCGTCGTCGATGACGATCACGTACTCTCCATTGGCGTTCGCCAGGCCGAAGTTGTAGGACACCATGCCGAAGTTCTGGGGGCATCGGAGCACTTTGACATCCGGGTATCTGGAGCGGACGATCTCTACGGTGTTATCCGCGGAGTTGTTGTCCACCAGAATGACTTCATAATGAGCGTAATCCTGAGCGGAAAGCGCCTCCAGGAGCTCCAATACGCTCTGGCAGCGATTGTAAGTCAATGTGACGACGCTAACCAGGGGGGGCAAGGGGCTCTCCTCTGGGCGCCGATCGCCCCTGGTCGGCCGAGGTGACGGTGCCCTACTCATATCCTTGTCCCGTTCTCCCGCGGAAAAAGTCGATGATGCCTCGAATCAGGGCATCTCGCTCCGCCTTTTTCCCTCGCCATTTCGGCCTCAGCGTCCAGGTCAATGCGGTCAGTAGATGACGTAGCAGGACCGCGCTGAGGCGCGCGATCCCGCCGCGGTGCTTGGCGATGAGCATCAGCGAGTTCCGGGTCATGTAATACGTCGTGCGGGGCAATTCGTCGGCGCGAACGTGATGACTGCGGTGCCATACGCGAGCTTGCGGAACGTAGAGGATCTTATATCCCAGGCGTCTCGCCCGGAGACACCAATCGACGTCCTCGCGGTATAGGAAGAATCGATCATCCAGAAGCCCAACCTGGCTCAGCGCCGCGGCTCGGATCAGCACCGCGGCCCCGATCACGTAGTCGACCTCCTCTAGCTTGTCGAACTGTCCCTCGTCCGGCTCGTCCAGGCCCCGTTGGTGAGAGCGCCATAAAAGGTCGAGGGTGGCGCCAGCCGACTGAATTCGGTCGGGATGGTCCAAATGATAGATCTTGGGGCCCAGAAAGGCTGCTTCCGGGTGTTGCTCTGCGGCGGTGACGAGATGTCGCAGCGCGTCCGGCGCGATGGTCACGTCGTTGTTGAGCAAGAAGATGTACCGAGGAGACAGGCCCAGCGCATGTTGGATACCCGCGTTGTTGCCTCCTGCGTATCCCAGATTCCTCTCCAGCGCCAGCAGATGGACTTGCGGATATCGTTCCCGGATGGCCGCCACCGAGCTGTCTGTGGATCCATTGTCCACGACGATGATCGTGAGGTCCGGATACTGCGCCTCCGTCACTGAGCGCAGGCACCTTAAGGTATAAGCGGCGTTGTTCCAGTTCAGGATGACGACGCAGACCGGGGGGAGCCTATCGGGGCTGCTCATAGGCGATTTCCCCGACCGGGACCCGGGGAGTGATGAGCTGTTCATAGATGGCCGTTAGCTCGCGTACCTCCTCCTCGATCCGCCTGACCGGTGGGATGCCCTCCCGTAGCCTGTCTAGCAAAGCGGGAGTTTGCAGGATCCTGCGGATTTGGCGGGCCAGGTCTGGCACACTGGCGCGCTCAAAGAGCAATCCGTTGACCTCGTGACGAACGAATTCGCTCATCCCGCCCAGATTCGTCGCGATGACCGGGGTTTGGGTGGCAAAAGCTTCCTGGATAACCAAGGGGTTGTTTTCATACCAGAGTGACGGCACGACCAGTACGTCGATCTGAGACAGGACCTCCCCCAGCCGGTCATGGTCAAATGCTCCCATGAATTGGATACCCGGATGATGGGCGGCCATCTCCTGGAGCTGAAGGGAGTAAGCGGGCGATTTCCCCAGGGCACCGAAGATGCTCAAGCTGGCCTCCTCACCTGAGACCGCCTCCCTGAACGCCTGAACGAGAACGTGAACCCCTTTGATGAACGAGATCTGCCCAATATACCCGAACCGGATCTTCCCTGAGGGCGTCTTTCCCGGATAACCCTGGAGCCATGACAGATCATGGCCATATGGAAGAACCTGGATGGGGAAGGAGAACCCATTCAGGTGGAAGATGTCTTTCAAGAAGGAAGAGGGAGCGATCACGTGGTCGGCCAGCGCCAATGTGGAGCGCAAGAAGGCTTTCCGGTGCGTTATGTTGATCCCCATACCGCGCAGCCCTCGCCATCGCGTCAGGCTGGGATAGCGGCTGAGCATGGATAGAAAGCGGGTCACCACTGGCTGTGGCAACACCTTCGAGGGGAAGGAGTACACCTTGGCATTTCGCAGCATGCAGCGCAGGCACTCCTGATCCGTCGTGCGCCCATCGCATAACTCGCCATCGCTTCGCAATAGATTCAGGCGGGGACAGAGAAACCAGAAGTCCGTCAGCGTGATAACCAGCGGGATATTCGCTTCTTTTACAACATGTATGGCGCTCGCGGAAAGCGTGTAACACGATGTGATGTGTACGATGTGCGGCCGGAATCGCTTCAGGTAGTCGCGCAGGTGTTGCGCGACGACTGGATTGTCGTAGAGGTATCGGTTCGGGTCGGGGGCCTTGGTCCAGTTCAGATGTAACCTGCGTATGGGGACATCGTTGTACATGTCCTCGCTGTACCCGTTCCAATGTTGTGGACCCTCGTCCCACTGTCCGGCACACAGGACGCGAACGGCGTGTCCCGCTTGCAGAAGGGCGTGTGCAATGCCATACGTGTAATTCTCGGTTCCCGCCGTGTGTGTGGGCGGGAAGAAATTCGATATGAAGAGGATTTTCATGAGTGTTTCAGTCTCAATGCAGCGCGCTGCTCCTTTAAGGCATCCAGAAGGCGACGCCCCAGGAGTGATTTGAGGAACTTGGAGACGACCTGTCGATGCCGGAGCGCCACGGGAGGATAGGCCATGATGGCCCGTAACAGGAAGCCTCGGGTTTGCCCCATGTGCCGACATCCATAGGCCAGAAGCCCCAGGGCCAGATAGGCATGTCCGTAGGCCTCGGAGCGTATCCTCTGAAGCTCTGTAGGCAGAACGTCGTCCTCGAACACCGCCTGCAGGCTTCCCAGCATGTCTTGGACGCTTCGATTCAGGTCCAGATGGCTGAAGACCCCGTGGAATCCGGGCGGTTGATGGGCGCAGCCGATCTCATAGAAAGCATCCAGCTTGCTCGCGAGCTGTGGATATACGGTGAAGGCTCGCCTCAGGTATTCCTGTGCCTGAAGCCTGTGTCCCTGTTGCAGGTGGGCCAACGCCATGTTCAGATAGAGTCCCCCGTAAGCGCGGCGCCGAATTGGAGGCCAGGTGGCGGGATCCCCCTCTTCTGGGCCGAAGTGCTTTTGGACCACGGCGCGCCTGGCCGTCGCCATACGCTCCAGGTCCGCCGTCATGTTGCGCCCGTGGATCCGATATCGAACCAATGCCTGGGGCACGCCGACCATCTGGTATCGGGGCAGGATCCGCAGCCACATATCCCAGTCCTCGCAGGCACGCAGGCTTTCATCGAAGAGCCCGACATGGTCGAAGCAAGCCCGGCGCACGATCACGCCGCAAACGTTCAGAAAGTTCGAATAGGCGAGTGTGGCATACAGTTGATCCGGCGGCACGGTCTTGATGGCGATCTGGGGGAGTTCCTTCCCGTGGGCGTCCACGTAGCGCCATCCGCAATAGGCGGCTCCGATCGATTCGTCGCTTTGCAGGGCCGGGACCATCGTGGCCAGGTATTCAGGCGCCCACTTATCATCGGCATCCAGCAGGGCGATGATCTCGCCCTCGGCGATGCGGATACCTGTATTGCGCGCCGCGGAGAGCCCACGGTTCTCCTGCCAGACGTAGCGCACCCGATCCCCGAAGGTGCTCACAACCTGGGGGGTGGAA
This genomic window from Chloroflexota bacterium contains:
- a CDS encoding glycosyltransferase yields the protein MPKVSVIIPTYNHARYLGEAIQSALDQTYQDLEIIVIDDGSTDSTPQVVSTFGDRVRYVWQENRGLSAARNTGIRIAEGEIIALLDADDKWAPEYLATMVPALQSDESIGAAYCGWRYVDAHGKELPQIAIKTVPPDQLYATLAYSNFLNVCGVIVRRACFDHVGLFDESLRACEDWDMWLRILPRYQMVGVPQALVRYRIHGRNMTADLERMATARRAVVQKHFGPEEGDPATWPPIRRRAYGGLYLNMALAHLQQGHRLQAQEYLRRAFTVYPQLASKLDAFYEIGCAHQPPGFHGVFSHLDLNRSVQDMLGSLQAVFEDDVLPTELQRIRSEAYGHAYLALGLLAYGCRHMGQTRGFLLRAIMAYPPVALRHRQVVSKFLKSLLGRRLLDALKEQRAALRLKHS